In Vanrija pseudolonga chromosome 4, complete sequence, a single window of DNA contains:
- the ETFB gene encoding Electron transfer flavoprotein subunit beta, translated as MFPTRAAHVHVLVPVKRAIDYAVKIRIAAGNKGVDTSVKHSMPTDDDQNPFDEIAVEEAVRLREKDKSLVESITAFTVGPAKSVDTLRTALAMGADSAIHVQVADDAVVEPLAVAQAIKKVIERDGKTDLVILGKQAIDDDSGSTGGTLAGLLGWGQGQFASKLEVSKDGKVAVTREIDGGLEKVESKLPFVLTTDLRLNEPRYASLPNIMKAKKKKIETLKPEDLGLDFTPRLETISVTEPPARQGGGKVESVQELVSKLKEAGLV; from the exons ATGTTCCCTACCCGCGCTGCCCACgtccacgtcctcgtccccgtcAAGAGGGCCATCGACTATGCCGT CAAGATCCGGATAGCCGCTGGCAACAAGGGCGTCGACACTAGCGTCAAGCACTCGATG CCTACTGACGACGATCAGAACCCCTTTGACGAGATTG ccgtcgaggaggccgtccGCCTGAGGGAGAAGGACAAGTCGCTTGTCGAGAGCATCACGGCCTTCACTGTCGGCCCCGCCAAGAgcgtcgacacgctccgcACTGCGCTGGCCATGGGTGCCGACTCGGCCATCCACGtccaggtcgccgacgacgccgtcgtcgagcccctCGCGGTCGCCCAGGCCATCAAGAAGGTCATTGAGCGCGACGGCAAGACcgacctcgtcatcctcggcaagcaggccattgacgacgactcgggctCGACTGGTGGCACTCTTGCTGGTCTCCTCGGCTGGGGCCAGGGCCAGTTTGcgtccaagctcgaggtctccaaggacggcaaggttGCCGTCACTCGCGAGATTGACGGCGGTCTCGAGAAGGTCGAGTCGAAGCTTCCCTTCGTTCTCACCACCGACCTGCGTCTTAACG AGCCCCGTTACGCCTCGCTC CCCAACATCAtgaaggccaagaagaagaagattGAGACCCTCAAGCCTGAGGACCTTGGTCTCGACTTT ACCCCCCGCCTCGAGACCATCTCGGTCACCGAGCCCCCTGCCCGCCAGGGTGGTGGCAAG GTCGAGAGCGTCCAGGAGCTCGTttccaagctcaaggaggccgGCCTTGTCTAA
- the davD_1 gene encoding Glutarate-semialdehyde dehydrogenase DavD: protein MRPSLRTATLAAALRTTTTTRPLLRAAPRATTAPVTRALSVSAVKMSNWPTKISKENPLGLDDPSLLIQAGILNGKQILADSGKTFTVDDPATGNIIGLVPEMGVAEARRAVDVAYDTFQTFKKTSALERQQYLLKLHQLFLDNAKDLARLIVWENGKSWADAFGEANYAASYILWYAGEAVRIYGETVPSSIPGNRNFTIKQPVGVVSLLVPWNFPAAMIARKVAPVIATGCTSVVKVPSETPFTNLAIMELVKRAGVPDGVVNVVTTHENLQEVGKELTTNPKIKKVSFTGSTRVGKILAGQSASTLKKMSLELGGNAPLIVFEDADIPTAVAGTIASKFRGSGQTCVCANRIYVHEKIYDEFAAALAEKVKQFKVGPGFDEGVTHGPLIHKRAVEKVQQHIDDAVSKGAKIIAGGKSGPGNIFEPTVLANVANDCLLTEEETFGPLAALIKFSTEAEVIELANDTEVGLAGYFFSKDADRIWRVAEALETGMVGANTGAISSAFIPFGGWKESGYGKEGGHEGTDEYLVKKVVIVGTNLS from the exons ATGCGCCCATCCCTCCGCAccgcgacgctcgccgctgccctccgcaccaccaccactacccgccccctcctccgTGCCGCCCCCCGCGCTACCACCGCCCCAGTTACCCGCGCACTCAGCGTCTCTGCAGTCAAAATGTCCAACTGGCCCACCAAGATCTCCAAGGAGAACCCT CTCGGTCTCGACgacccctccctcctcatcCAAGCCGGCATCCTCAACGGCAAGCAGATCCTCGCCGACTCTGGCAAGACGTTCACCGTCGATGACCCGGCCACGGGCAACATCATCGGCCTCGTGCCCGAGAtgggcgtcgccgaggcgcgccgcgccgtcgacgtcgcgtaCGACACGTTCCAGACGTTCAAGAAGACctccgcgctcgagcgccagcagTACCTCCTCAAGCTGCACCAGCTGTTCCTCGACAACGCCAaggacctcgcgcgcctgaTCGTGTGGGAGAACGGCAAGTCGTGGGCCGACGCGTTCGGCGAGGCAAACTACGCCGCGTCCTACATCCTCTGgtacgccggcgaggcggtccGCATCTACGGCGAGACGGTGCCCTCGAGCATCCCCGGAAACCGCAACTTTACGATCAAGCAGCCCGTCGGTGTCGTCTCGCTGCTCGTCCCCTGGAACTTCCCTGCTGCGATGATCGCGCGCAAGGTCGCCCCTGTTATTGCGACCGGCTGCACGTCGGTCGTCAAGGTGCCCTCCGAGACGCCGTTCACCAACCTCGCCATCATGGAGCTCGtcaagcgcgccggcgtgcccgacGGTGTCGTCAACGTCGTCACCACGCACGAGAACCTCCAGGAGGTCGGCAAGGAGCTCACCACCAACCCCAAGATCAAGAAGGTGTCGTTCACTGGCTCGACGCGTGTCGGCAAGATCCTCGCGGGTcagtcggcctcgacgctTAAGAAGATGtcgctcgagctgggcggcaaCGCCCCGCTTATTGTGTTTGAGGACGCCGACATCCCCACCGCTGTTGCCGGCACGATTGCGTCCAAGTTCCGCGGCTCGGGCCAGACGTGCGTGTGCGCCAACCGCATCTACGTGCACGAGAAGATCTACGACGAGtttgccgccgccctcgccgagaagGTTAAGCAGTTCAAGGTCGGCCCGGGCTTCGACGAGGGCGTGACCCACGGTCCTTTGATCCAcaagcgcgccgtcgagaaggtgcagcagcacatTGACGACGCTGTGTCCAAGGGCGCCAAGATCATCGCTGGTGGCAAGTCTGGCCCCGGCAACATCTTTGAGCCGACCGTGCTCGCCAACGTGGCCAACGACTGCctcctcaccgaggaggagacgtttggccccctcgccgcgctcatcAAGTTCagcaccgaggccgaggtcatcgagctcgccaacgacaccgaggtcggcctcgccggctACTTCTTCtccaaggacgccgaccgTATCTGGCgcgtggccgaggcgctcgagacCGGCATGGTCGGCGCCAACACTGGCGCTATTTCCTCCGCGTTCATCCCCTTCGGCGGATGGAAGGAGTCGGGTtacggcaaggagggcggacacgagggcaccgacgagTACCTCGTCAAGAAggtcgtcattgtcggcaCCAACCTGTCGTAG
- the SPAC25H1.08c_1 gene encoding putative WD repeat-containing protein: MSAEQDHSHDAHVDDATLDAEDALEIVEDDGAGEPMVDDDDDFEAAGYDGEIVIGAPMPGEEDELMGEEGGEGEETMEDNSISAASVHKENQSIFALSLHPAFPNPPLAVSGGEDDTAYVYAPLPPGTGAEINADTFEPITLDGHTDSVVAAEWSADGAYVATGGMDGRVRVWKHDDNFATWAVVADLESGSEIQWIRWHPKGPVIAAGCEDATVWLWQVPSGNVLNVLSGHTMPVTQGVFPPPAGRQLLTASLDSSLILWNPAAGTPMFKASIFCPPNDPELDPAEVGITALAVSPNGAIAAVGGAAGKVKLVSLPKGDVVGTLEGHGEGESVEALVFIDLLNGAGGGKGVVLVSGGTDGKGFVWDVATGRVRAELKHDEPITSLAAHPAPAVHLVTSASADRTLKTWDVRTGALVAELKGHTGVVNSVSVAPLPESAGASDHGLAAAQAVISGGDEGVSLVWKLPVHNVHSVSPVHNVNSAPVVAASDSRSTTPQPKRPSPTAPFHPPADTSTYRDLLLFEERLKLNAEMLRRRKRRYSVFLYSFMAGLSGMGYHLVVMPPDNIVLLRGLQAVVAVVFITLALFFASGMYDEKIRYSHSYINHSNRALRPLNMYLNVRRAPASFLNFLPLPAAFRPAPGPMKAQPAARRPSQGNLGLGPSPAGSAPVARRVSHSSSLVMAQIPPSQNPRGELIFSSRVDHHFEEGYKRYRAAFERRREERSREEARAQGKWWHPSYWQRLPPVAGSVVGAVLFVLLAATLGLCIAAKTRARGYGDGSGAYDEDADADADADASEEVHEKEREGK; the protein is encoded by the exons ATGTCGGCAGAGCAGGACCACtcgcacgacgcgcacgtcgacgacgcgaccctcgacgccgaggacgcgctcgagattgtcgaggacgacggtgcGGGCGAGCCGAtggttgacgacgacgacgactttgaggcGGCCGGCTACGACGGCGAGATTGTCATTGGCGCGCCTATGCctggggaggaggacgagctcatgggcgaggagggcggcgagggcgaggagacgatGGAGGATAACTCGATCAGCGCGGCGT CGGTGCACAAGGAAAACCAGTCCATCTTCGCGCTCTCGCTGCACCCCGCCTTCCCCAACCCCCCACTAGCCGTCTCGGGCGGCGAAGACGACACGGCGTACGTCTatgcgccgctgcctcccGGCACGGGGGCCGAGATCAACGCCGACACGTTTGAGCCGATCACGCTCGACGGGCACACCGAttcggtcgtcgcggccgagtggagcgccgacggcgcgtaCGTCGCCACGGGCGGCATGGACGGCCGCGTCCGCGTCTGGAAGCACGACGACAACTTTGCCACCTGggccgtcgtggccgacTTGGAGAGCGGATCCGAGATCCAGTGGATCAGGTGGCACCCCAAGGGCCCGGTGATCGCTGCTGGGTGCGAGGACGCGACTGTGTGGCTGTGGCAGG TCCCATCCGGCAACGTTCTCAACGTGCTCTCGGGCCACACGATGCCCGTGACGCAGGGTGTCTTCCCTCCCCCCGCGGGCCGCCAGCTCCTGaccgcctcgctcgactcgtcgctGATCCTGTGGAACCCCGCAGCCGGTACGCCAATGTTCAAGGCGTCCATCTTCTGCCCGCCCAacgaccccgagctcgacccggccgaggtcggcatcACCGCGCTGGCTGTCTCCCCGAACGGCGCGATCGCCGCTGTCGGTGGCGCAGCGGGCAAGGTCAAGCTTGTGTCCTTGCCCAAGGGCGACGTTGTCGGCACGCTCGAGGGccacggcgagggcgagagtgtcgaggcgctcgtgtTCATCGACCTGCTTaacggcgcgggtggcggcAAGGGTGTCGTGCTCGTCTCGGGCGGAaccgacggcaagggctTCGTGTGGGATGTCGCCACTGGACgagtgcgcgccgagctgaaGCACGAC GAACCCATCACGTCCCTCGCGGCCcacccagcaccagcagTGCACCTcgtcacctcggcgtcggccgaccGCACCCTCAAGACATGGGATGTGCGGACTGGCGCGCTCgttgccgagctcaagggccACACGGGCGTCGTCAACTCGGTcagcgtcgcgccgctccccgagtcggccggcgcaAGCGACCACggcctggcggcggcgcaggccgtCATCtctggcggcgacgagggcgtgtCGCTCGTGTGGAAGCT CCCAGTCCACAACGTACACTCGGTCTCTCCGGTTCACAATGTCAACTCGGCCCCCGTTGTTGCGGCAAGCGACTCGCGAAGCACCACGCCCCAGCCGAAacgcccgagcccgaccgCGCCGTTCCACCCGCCCGCAGACACGTCGACGTACCGCGACCTCCTGCTATTCGAGGAGCGGCTCAAGCTGAACGCTGAGATGCTGCGGAGGAGGAAGCGGCGGTATAGTG TCTTTCTCTACTCCTTCATGGCCGGCCTCAGCGGCATGGGCTACCACCTCGTCGTGATGCCACCAgat AACATTGTCCTCCTGCGTGGACTGCaggccgtcgtcgcagtCGTGTTCATTACGCTCGCGCTCTTCTTCGCCTCTGGGATGTACGATGAGAAGATTCGATACTCGCATAG CTACATCAACCACTCGAACCGCGCCCTCCGCCCGCTAAACATGTACCTCAACGTGCGGCGCGCCCCGGCGTCGTTCCTCAACTTCCTCCCCCTGCCGGCAGCCTTCCGGCCCGCCCCGGGCCCGATGAAGGCGCagccggcggcacggcggcccTCGCAAGGCAACCTAGGCCTCGGGCCAAGTCcagccggctcggcgcccgtcgcgcggcgcgtgtcgcactcgtcctcgctggTCATGGCGCAGATCCCGCCGAGCCAGAacccgcgcggcgagctcatcTTCTCGTCCCGCGTAGACCACCACTTTGAGGAGGGATACAAGCGCTACCGGGCCGCGTTTGAacggcgccgcgaggagcgctCGCGCGAAGAAGCCCGCGCACAGGGCAAGTGGTGGCATCCGAGCTACTGGCagcggctgccgccggta
- the CNC04750 gene encoding Adenylosuccinate synthetase: protein MSPTPQGVTVVLGSQWGDEGKGKLVDILAAEADVCARCAGGNNAGHTIVVKNDKGEKVSYAFNLLPSGLINPTVQAFIGSGVVVHVPSLFNELDTLERKGLKVADRLFVSDRAHLVLGFHQIVDGLKEIELGGSSIGTTKKGIGPAYSSKASRSGLRVHHLYDPSFPAKFRKLVEGRFKRYGHFEFDTEGEIEMLQAFAERLRPHIVDGPTWLHNKIAAGKRILVEGANALMLDIDYGTYPFVTSSSTTIGGVCTGLGIPPFAIKRAVGVVKAYTTRVGGGPFPTEQLNDVGTTLQEVGAEYGTVTGRRRRCGWLDLVVCKYSTLINGYTSINLTKLDVLDGFEEIKIATAYKVDGVEIDGFPADLDRLAQVEVVYKTLPGWKTDITNIGKFEDLPQNCKDYVKFIEDFLGVKIQYIGTGPARESTITVF from the exons ATGTCTCCCA CTCCGCAAGGAGTCACCGTTGT CCTCGGATCCCAGTGGGGagacgagggcaagggcaagctcgtcgacatcctcgctgccgaggccgacgtctGCGCCCGCTGCGCAGGCGGCAACAATGCCGGCCACACCATTGTCGTCAAGAacgacaagggcgagaaggttTCCTATGCTTTCAACCTGCTGCCGTCGG GCCTGATCAACCCCACCGTCCAGGCGTTCATCGGCTCGGGCGTCGTGGTCCACGTCCCGTCCCTCTtcaacgagctcgacacgctcgagcgCAAGG GGCTCAAGGTCGCCGACCGCCTCTTCGTCTCGGACcgcgcccacctcgtcctcggcttccACCAGATCGTGGACGGCCTCAAGGAGATTGAGCTCGGCGGGTCGTCGATCGGCACCACCAAGAAGGGCATCGGACCCGCGTACTCGTCCAAGGCGTCGCGCTCCGGCCTCCGCGTGCACCACCTCTACGACCCCTCGTTCCCCGCCAAGttccgcaagctcgtcgagggccgTTTCAAGCGTTACGGCCACTTTGAGTTTGacaccgagggcgagatTGAGATGCTGCAGGCGTTTGCCGAGCGCCTCCGCCCCCACATTGTCGACGGCCCCACCTGGCTGCACAACAAGATTGCTGCCGGCAAGcgcatcctcgtcgagggcgccaaCGCCCTCATGCTCGACATTGACTACGGCACGTACCCCTTcgtgacgtcgtcgtcgaccaccattggcggcgtgtgcaccggcctcggcatcccgCCGTTCGCCATCAAGCGCGCCGTGGGTGTGGTCAAGGCCTACACTACCCGTGTCGGCGGTGGCCCCTTCCCCACCGAGCAGCTCAACGACGTCGGCACCACCCTCCAGGAGGTTGGCGCCGAGTACGGCACCGTcactggccgccgccgccgctgtggcTGGCTCGACCTGGTCGTGTGCAAGTACTCGACCCTGATCAACGGCTACACGTCGATCAACCTCACCAAGCTCGATGTTCTTGACGGCTTTGAGGAGATCAAGATTGCCACCGCCTAcaaggtcgacggcgtcgagattGACGGCTtccccgccgacctcgaccgcctcgcccaggtcgaggtcgtctaCAAGACCCTCCCCGGCTGGAAGACTGACATTACCAACATTGGCAAGTTTGAGGACCTCCCCCAGAACTGCAAGGACTACGTCAAGTTCATCGAGGACTTCCTTGGCGTCAAGATTCAGTACATTGGTACCGGTCCCGCCCGCGAGAGCACCATCACCGTGTTCTAA
- the Pacsin2 gene encoding Protein kinase C and casein kinase substrate in neurons 2 protein has product MAAQQQPAQALASHLVAQTLSSVALLENLGLVTAADAQVIRSKLPNPYATFPQLAAAATTTTSPASPAAASLASPLANLNLNNNNTPPIAAVSPPPAAAPVAAPPPFNPDDTKARGRAIWDYAGTEHDDLAFRAGDEIIIDEEVNANWYRGRVVPSGEKGPRDKVGLFPSNYIEKIAPATTAQRNLPPPAPGPGAMTGYQPPAPGYQPPGPGQQQPYYQPPANVQYGQPPPQQPQTVVVQQAEEPKKGSGIGGKLGNAAVQGAGFGFGASIASNLVNAIL; this is encoded by the exons AtggcagcgcagcagcagcccgcgcAGGCCCTCGCGtcgcacctcgtcgcgcagacgctgagcagcgtcgcgctgctcgagaacctcggcctcgtgacggccgccgacgcacaAGTTATCAGGTCAAAGCTGCCCAACCCGTACGCTACGTTCCCGCAgctcgcagcagcggcgacgacgacgacgtcgcctgCGAGCCCTGCGGCTGCTAGCCTGGCAtcgccgctcgccaacctcaacctcaacaacaacaacacgccgcccatcgccgccgtgtcgcctcccccagctgctgcgcccgttgccgccccgccgccgttcaACCCCGACGACACTAAAGCCCGCGGCCGCGCAATCTGGGACTACGCCGGCACGgagcacgacgacctcgccttccgcgccggcgacgagatcatcatcgacgaggaggtcaacgCAAACTGGTACCGCGGTCGTGTTGTTCCCTCGGGCGAGAAGGGCCCGCGGGACAAGGTCGGCCTGTTCCCCAGCAACTATATCGAGAagat CGCGCCAGCAACCACCGCCCAGCGTAACCTGCCCCCTCCTGCGCCCGGACCAGGCGCAATGACAGGCTACCAGCCCCCCGCGCCGGGCTACCAGCCCCCCGGGcccggccagcagcagccctaCTACCAGCCCCCAGCGAACGTGCAGTacggccagccgccgccccagcagccgcagACGGTCGTGgtccagcaggccgaggagcccAAGAAGGGTAGCGGGATCGGAGGCAAG CTCGGCAACGCCGCTGTCCAAGGCGCAGGCTTTGGCTTCGGAGCGTCGATTGCGTCCAACCTCGTCAACGCGATTCTTTAG
- the EMC9 gene encoding ER membrane protein complex subunit 9 produces MAPTLSPTAYTLPLLHAAAHPSSTVSGLLLGPSPAEITDAVPLVHRYASLSPTTELGIDLVQAYASAKGLKVVGVYEAREGGETTLSRWGVKVAEAVGGVSLVVDNAKLGGSEPAYVASTDVTYPPESVRAGALALIRKDRAHASLRDLDDHLEDARVEWLENKAVKAAVAKLA; encoded by the exons ATGGCCCCAACACTCTCCCCAACAGCGTACACCCTCCCGCtcctgcacgccgccgcgcacccaagctcgaccgtctcgggcctcctcctcgggccgTCGCCAGCAGAAatcaccgacgccgtgccctTGGTGCACCGGTACGCCTCCCTCTCGCCCACGACCGAGCTGGGCATCGACCTCGTGCAGGCTTACGCCTCGGCAAAGGGGCTGAAAGTTGTCGGCGTTTatgaggcgcgcgagggcggcgagacgacgcTCAGCAGGTGGGGGGTGAAGGTGGCCGAGGCTGTGGGCGGGGTGTCGCTTGTC GTGGACAATGCCAAGCTTGGCGGGAGCGAGCCTGCATATGTG GCCTCAACCGACGTCACATACCCCCCCGAGAgcgtccgcgccggcgcgctcgccctcatCCGCAAGGACAGGGCCCACGCCTCCCTTCGCGACCTggacgaccacctcgaggACGC GCGCGTGGAATGGCTCGAGAacaaggccgtcaaggcgGCTGTTGCCAAGCTGGCCTAG
- the sol3 gene encoding Short chain dehydrogenase sol3 encodes MPLFPEPTKEPVLAGKVALVTGSNTGIGFEAAGILANQSPATLILAVRSIPSGEKAREELLKAHPEADIRVWPLDLASFASVRAFADKANELAHLDVAVLNAGVAPGSGERPLQATADGHELTHQVNVLSTLLLALLLVPALRRAAEPSLVIVSSEVHAWADSEFVVRALAAGSLVEAVDDPAQYVNDKRYFLSKLLLQLGVRRLLPALPGIRTVSTTPGLCMTGLARGYTEAEQQAMYARGARTAHDGAVAVTTAIFSPKSEEFWADCHATPSPSAFMHTPAGDAASAAYWAELLPLFEKIAPGSTGVLKA; translated from the exons atgccccTCTTCCCAGAGCCCACCAAGGAGCCAGTCCTCGCAGGCAAGGTCGCCCTCGTGACGGGCTCCAACACGG GCATCGGCTTCGAAGCAGCCGGTATCCTAGCCAACCAGTCCCCCGCGACGCTCATCCTCGCTGTGCGCTCCATTCCTTCGGGCGAAAAGGCGCGTGAGGAGCTGCTCAAAGCCCATCCCGAGGCCGATATCCGCGTGTGGCCGCTCGACCTGGCCTCTTTCGCcagcgtgcgcgcgttcgccgacaaggcaaacgagctcgcgcacctcgacgtcgcggtgctcaatgccggcgtcgcgccgggcagcggcgagcgcccGCTCCAGGCCACAGCCGACGGGCACGAGCTGAC ccacCAAGTCAACGTCCTCTcgacgctcctcctcgccctcctcctcgtccccgccctccgccgcgccgcggaACCGTCCCTCGTCATCGTGTCCTCCGAGGTACACGCGTGGGCGGACAGCGAGTTCGTCGTgcgcgccctcgcggccgggtcgctggtcgaggcggtcgacgacccGGCGCAGTACGTCAACGACAAGAGGTACTTCCTGTCCAAG ctcctcctccagctcggcgtgcgccgcctcctcccagcCCTGCCTGGCATCCGCACCGTGTCGACCACGCCGGGGCTGTGCATGACcggcctggcgcgcggctacaccgaggcggagcagcaggcgatgtatgcgcgcggcgcgcggaccgcgcacgacggcgccgtggcggttACCACTGCTATCTTCTCGCCCAAGTCTGAAGAG TTCTGGGCCGACTGCCACGCGACCCCGAGCCCCTCGGCGTTCATGCACACTCCTGCCGGggacgccgcgagcgccgcgtactgggccgagctgctgccgctTTTCGAGAAGATCGCGCCGGGGAGCACGGGGGTGCTTAAGGCTTAG
- the BQ2027_MB1315 gene encoding putative protein: MSYSDGFAERNAAFAATAFPGPQPLPPAKHIAVVACMDARLDPRKALGIEIGDAHVIANAGGLAKDALRSLIISQQLLGTREIHIVHHTDCGMVTFTNDVLHAKLVSDLHTHAGDNIDFLPFPELEASVRDDVAFLRGHELILKESKIVGWVYQIEDGKVRKVVEA, from the exons ATGTCCTACTCCGACGGCTTTGCAGAGCGCAACGCGGC cttcGCCGCGACCGCCTTCCCCGGCCCGCAGCCGCTCCCGCCGGCCAAGCAcatcgccgtcgtggcgTGCATGGACGCGCGGCTCGACCCGCGCAAGGCGCTGGGGATTGAGATTGGCGACGCGCATGTGATTGCGAATG ccggcggcctcgcgaaGGACGCCCTCCGCTCGCTCATCATCAGCCAGCAGCTGCTGGGCACGCGCGAGATCCACATCGTGCACCACACGGAC TGCGGCATGGTGACCTTCACCAACGACGTGCTGCACGCCAAGCTCGTGTCGGACCTGCACACGCACGCTGGCGATAACATCGACTTCCTCCCgttccccgagctcgaggcgagcgtgcgcgacgacgtcgcgtTCCTCCGGGGCCATGAGCTTATTCTCAAGGAGAGCAAGATTGTCGGATGGGTTTATCA GATtgaggacggcaaggtgcgcaaggtcgtcgaggcgtaG